A region from the Aegilops tauschii subsp. strangulata cultivar AL8/78 chromosome 5, Aet v6.0, whole genome shotgun sequence genome encodes:
- the LOC109772061 gene encoding uncharacterized protein, which translates to MWDREGNMTFSGKIGIWPFVKEVPAQRRSNNRPRGTIETKSIKVDKKVMREFLIEKVLPAIQAVWPEGDAGQTIYIQQDHAKSHILPDDPEFLEAVAKTGLDIRIIQQPAKSPDLNVLDLGFFNSLQSLTNCLSPKTPQDLIKGVLEEFEGYEVYKLNNIFPTLQMCMIEILNHAGGNGYKTPHVNKERLEGLGQLPPRLSCPQEVYTNASDACDEALMLVMMLVMLVMRL; encoded by the coding sequence ATGTGGGATAGGGAAGGAAACATGACCTTCTCTGGGAAAATCGGTATCTGGCCATTCGTGAAAGAAGTTCCTGCTCAGAGGAGAAGCAACAACAGGCCCAGAGGTACAATAGAGACAAAGTCAATAAAGGTCGACAAAAAAGTTATGAGGGAGTTCCTGATAGAGAAGGTCTTGCCAGCAATACAAGCTGTTTGGCCCGAAGGTGATGCTGGACAGACCATCTACATTCAGCAGGATCATGCTAAGTCCCATATCTTGCCAGATGACCCGGAATTTCTAGAAGCTGTCGCAAAAACTGGACTTGACATCAGAATAATACAACAACCTGCCAAGAGTCCTGATTTGAATGTGCTTGACCTTGGGTTTTTCAACTCGCTGCAATCCCTAACAAATTGTCTGAGTCCTAAAACACCACAAGACCTTATTAAGGGTGTTTTGGAGGAATTTGAAGGCTATGAGGTTTACAAGCTCAACAACATTTTCCCAACTCTACAAATGTGCATGATCGAGATCCTGAACCATGCAGGGGGCAATGGGTACAAAACACCCCATGTAAACAAGGAAAGGCTTGAGGGTCTTGGGCAGCTACCTCCAAGACTATCCTGCCCTCAAGAGGTTTACACAAATGCTAGTGATGCTTGTGATGAGGCTCTCATGCTTGTGATGATGCTTGTGATGCTTGTGATGAGGCTCTGA